One window of Lytechinus variegatus isolate NC3 chromosome 2, Lvar_3.0, whole genome shotgun sequence genomic DNA carries:
- the LOC121407902 gene encoding dual specificity protein phosphatase 22-like translates to MGNGMSEVLKGIYVGNFRDSKDETQLNNNNITHILSIHDNAKPLRPDKEYLCFSADDAPGQNLIQFFAESNNFIHKCRLEGGNVLIHCLAGVSRSVTLTVAYMMTVTDYKWEDCLRAVKTCRTVAHPNFGFQRQLQEYEYSKLAEFKQGIRLRFPEYSADEDIKKMQALLEKYHQESKDANQGRDPHEGFIYPLPRNAYNIRLKKEKEARERAAESQGSSTGMTESTTASATLEESSKNMEMAFADQQD, encoded by the exons GTCTTGAAAGGAATCTATGTTGGCAACTTCAGAG ATTCAAAAGATGAGACACAGCTGAACAATAATAACATCACACATATTCTATCAATACATGACAATGCCAAGCCTCTAAGACCA GATAAAGAGTACCTCTGTTTTTCTGCAGATGATGCGCCGGGACAAAATTT aatacaattttttgcaGAGAGTAATAACTTTATCCATAAATGCAGACTAGAAGGCGGCAATGTTCTTATACATTG CCTCGCTGGTGTATCTCGAAGTGTTACCCTTACTGTGGCGTATATGATGACCGTTACTGATTATAAATGGGAGGACTGTCTGCGGGCGGTGAAGACATGCAGAACAGTGGCACATCCCAACTTTGGTTTCCAGAGGCAACTACaagaatatgaatattcaaagtTAGCAGAA TTCAAACAGGGCATCAGGCTTCGGTTCCCTGAATATTCAGCGGATGAAGACATCAAGAAGATGCAGGCCCTTCTGGAGAAATACCACCAAGAAAGTAAGGATGCCAACCAGGGCCGAGACCCTCATGAGGGTTTCATCTACCCCCTCCCGAGAAACGCCTACAATATTAGACtcaagaaggagaaggaggcgAGGGAAAGAGCAGCAGAGTCTCAGGGATCATCAACGGGAATGACTGAATCAACGACAGCATCAGCAACCTTGGAGGAATCATCGAAGAACATGGAAATGGCCTTTGCAGATCAACAAGATTGA